In the bacterium genome, one interval contains:
- a CDS encoding putative ABC transporter ATP-binding protein, whose protein sequence is MPSHDGTDAIIAISQVTRRFTTGDSTLTALDAVSLSIVPGSYVALLGRSGSGKSTLLNIMCGIDQPTSGEVWVLGEAVHQLREPALTLLRRRAFGFIFQFFNLLPTLTVLENILLPGQLAGGTLAALRPRALQLLEEMGLAARASTYPDRLSGGEQQRVAICRALLNDPPILLADEPTGNLDTETGAGVLALLDQLHQEQGKTIVLVTHAPDAAARAERRIVLRDGRLVEDTLTGTRLEGSGQASD, encoded by the coding sequence ATGCCCTCCCACGATGGCACCGATGCCATCATTGCGATTTCGCAGGTGACACGTCGCTTCACAACCGGCGATTCCACGTTGACCGCGCTGGATGCGGTGTCGCTCAGCATTGTGCCGGGGAGCTATGTGGCGCTGCTGGGTCGTTCAGGCTCCGGCAAGAGCACGCTGCTGAACATCATGTGCGGCATCGACCAGCCGACCAGCGGCGAAGTCTGGGTGCTGGGAGAGGCGGTGCATCAGCTGCGGGAACCCGCACTCACACTGCTTCGTCGCCGCGCCTTCGGCTTTATCTTTCAGTTTTTTAATCTGCTGCCGACCCTGACGGTGCTCGAAAACATCCTCCTTCCGGGCCAGCTGGCAGGGGGAACCCTCGCTGCTCTACGACCGCGGGCCCTGCAACTGCTGGAGGAGATGGGGCTCGCTGCGCGGGCGTCGACCTATCCCGATCGGCTCTCTGGTGGGGAGCAGCAGCGGGTCGCGATCTGCCGGGCGCTGCTGAACGATCCCCCCATCCTGCTCGCCGATGAGCCGACCGGGAACCTGGATACCGAAACCGGCGCCGGGGTGCTGGCCCTGCTGGATCAGCTGCATCAGGAACAGGGAAAAACCATCGTCCTGGTGACTCACGCGCCGGATGCGGCGGCCCGAGCGGAGCGTCGGATTGTGCTGCGCGATGGTCGACTGGTGGAAGACACTCTCACCGGGACACGCCTTGAAGGCAGCGGGCAGGCGTCAGACTAA
- the gcvPB gene encoding putative glycine dehydrogenase (decarboxylating) subunit 2, translating to MLPNRNTSPLTIFEKSSPGRQAGTLKTDPYSSPEATTSLPASYRRTTPAMLPEVSELELIRHLTNLSRKNFGIDVGFYPLGSCTMKYNPRLNEKVAALPGFAQIHPHQAPVELQGALELSWQLQQYLCEIFGMDQFTLQPAAGAQGEYTGLLIMKKHLEATGQYPKRRVIVIPDQAHGTNPASAAMAGFDIVTIPSTTAGKVDVEALKPHCNDTLAGIMLTNPNTLGLFETDILEIQKLVHAAGGLLYYDGANGNAILGIARPGDMGFDIVHTNLHKTFSTPHGGGGPGSGPVGVKAHLAKYLPAPTIIKVEDHYDLSTPPESIGRVKSHFGNFGMHVRAYAYIRYHGPDGLRRVSEMAVLNANYLMHQLKDRFELPYDETCMHEFVLSADRQKEATGVRALDIGKALMDRGIHAPTVYFPLIVHEAMMIEPTETEPKESLDYFIACMQEIADLADTDPEAVKSAPVTLPITRPDETTAARNPNLRFCGD from the coding sequence ATGCTGCCGAACCGCAACACTTCGCCCCTGACAATCTTTGAGAAGTCGAGCCCGGGCCGTCAGGCAGGCACCCTGAAGACCGACCCGTACTCGTCGCCAGAAGCCACCACCTCTCTCCCGGCGAGCTATCGCCGCACCACACCGGCCATGCTCCCGGAAGTCAGTGAGCTGGAGCTGATTCGTCACCTGACGAACCTCAGCCGGAAGAACTTCGGCATCGATGTCGGGTTCTATCCCCTGGGATCCTGCACCATGAAGTACAACCCCCGGCTGAATGAAAAGGTCGCAGCCCTGCCCGGCTTCGCCCAGATTCATCCGCATCAGGCGCCGGTGGAACTCCAGGGAGCCCTGGAGCTGAGCTGGCAGTTGCAGCAGTACCTCTGCGAAATCTTCGGGATGGACCAGTTCACGCTGCAGCCCGCCGCCGGCGCGCAGGGGGAGTACACCGGACTCCTCATCATGAAGAAGCATCTGGAGGCGACCGGGCAGTATCCCAAGCGACGGGTCATTGTGATTCCCGATCAGGCCCACGGCACGAATCCGGCGTCCGCCGCCATGGCCGGCTTCGACATCGTCACCATCCCTTCCACCACCGCCGGCAAAGTCGATGTGGAAGCGCTGAAGCCCCACTGCAATGACACTCTCGCGGGCATCATGCTCACGAATCCCAACACTCTGGGGCTCTTTGAGACCGACATCCTGGAGATCCAGAAGCTGGTCCATGCCGCCGGCGGACTCCTCTATTACGACGGTGCCAACGGCAACGCCATTCTCGGCATCGCCCGCCCCGGCGACATGGGCTTCGACATCGTGCACACCAATCTGCACAAAACGTTCTCGACACCGCATGGTGGGGGAGGGCCCGGTTCGGGGCCCGTGGGGGTCAAGGCGCACCTGGCGAAGTACCTCCCGGCCCCGACCATCATCAAAGTGGAGGATCACTACGACCTCTCCACTCCGCCAGAGAGTATCGGTCGCGTGAAGAGCCATTTCGGCAACTTCGGGATGCACGTCAGGGCCTACGCCTATATCCGGTACCACGGTCCTGATGGTCTCCGCCGCGTGTCGGAGATGGCAGTCCTCAACGCCAACTACCTGATGCACCAGCTCAAAGATCGCTTCGAGCTCCCGTACGACGAGACCTGTATGCACGAGTTCGTGCTTTCGGCCGATCGGCAGAAGGAAGCGACAGGGGTCCGGGCGCTGGACATCGGCAAAGCGCTCATGGATCGCGGGATTCATGCGCCGACGGTCTACTTCCCGCTTATCGTCCACGAGGCGATGATGATCGAGCCGACCGAGACCGAACCGAAGGAGTCCCTGGACTACTTCATCGCCTGTATGCAGGAAATCGCGGACCTCGCGGACACCGATCCTGAGGCGGTCAAGAGCGCGCCAGTGACCCTGCCGATCACCCGCCCAGATGAGACAACAGCGGCACGGAATCCAAATCTCCGTTTCTGCGGGGACTAA
- the gcvPA gene encoding putative glycine dehydrogenase (decarboxylating) subunit 1 — protein MPSYAPHTDPDIRAMLDVIGVSSVDALFAHLPPQVRLNRPLDLPPGMDEASLFLHLQDLAAKNHPYPPSRQLMGAGLYAHYQPAFLDAVVYGRSEFLTSYTPYQPEISQGTLQVLYEYQTIMCELTGLQVSNASSYDGSTALGDALGTLASFGREGARVLVSDLLYDQYRQVLETYNYGLGVTLEVLPEANGLLDLEAALNAIGTQVRGVIIQSPNRYGLVESPDTIRRLAEATHAAGGLLVQSTDPLSCALLEPPGACGVDIAVGEAQAFGNTLNFGGPVCGFYTTTDALVRKLPGRVVGMTTDTEGRRAYVLTLTAREQHIRRERATSNLCTAQALNAFGVMAFASFWGKSGLPAMAQRIAALTHATMLALGDVDGCCLPFLGQPHFQEFVATMRGRSSGEINCRLVGHGFSSGIALDAERVLITLNETHDQSTIDALVAAFDSFNQPTAAPVAVSMEVA, from the coding sequence ATGCCGTCCTACGCTCCCCATACCGACCCCGACATCCGTGCAATGCTCGACGTTATTGGCGTCAGCTCGGTCGATGCCCTCTTCGCGCATCTGCCCCCGCAGGTTCGCCTGAATCGCCCCCTCGACCTCCCCCCCGGCATGGATGAAGCGTCGCTCTTCCTGCATCTGCAGGATCTCGCCGCTAAAAATCACCCTTATCCCCCCTCCCGACAGCTCATGGGAGCGGGGCTCTATGCGCATTACCAGCCGGCCTTCCTCGATGCCGTGGTCTATGGACGCTCGGAGTTCCTGACCAGCTATACGCCGTATCAGCCCGAGATCTCGCAGGGGACCCTCCAGGTCCTCTACGAGTACCAGACCATCATGTGCGAGCTCACCGGGCTGCAGGTCTCCAACGCCTCCAGCTACGACGGCTCGACCGCCCTCGGTGACGCCCTCGGGACCCTCGCGAGCTTCGGTCGCGAGGGAGCACGGGTCCTGGTCAGCGACCTGCTGTACGACCAGTACCGTCAGGTGCTGGAGACCTACAACTACGGCCTGGGAGTGACGCTGGAAGTCCTGCCGGAAGCCAATGGCTTGCTCGATCTCGAGGCCGCCCTCAACGCCATCGGCACGCAGGTCCGGGGCGTCATCATCCAGAGCCCCAACCGCTACGGCCTCGTGGAGTCGCCGGACACGATCCGACGCCTGGCCGAAGCCACCCACGCCGCGGGCGGACTCCTGGTGCAGTCCACCGACCCGCTGAGTTGTGCGCTGCTGGAACCGCCGGGCGCGTGTGGTGTCGATATCGCAGTCGGCGAAGCCCAGGCCTTCGGCAACACGCTGAACTTTGGCGGACCGGTCTGCGGGTTCTACACCACCACCGACGCGCTGGTGCGGAAGCTTCCCGGTCGCGTGGTCGGCATGACCACCGACACCGAGGGCCGTCGCGCCTATGTCCTGACCCTTACCGCCCGCGAACAGCACATTCGTCGCGAAAGGGCGACCTCCAATCTCTGCACCGCGCAGGCCCTGAATGCCTTCGGTGTCATGGCCTTCGCCAGCTTCTGGGGTAAGTCCGGACTGCCAGCTATGGCGCAGCGGATCGCCGCGCTGACACACGCCACCATGCTGGCGCTCGGCGATGTCGATGGCTGCTGCCTGCCGTTCCTGGGACAGCCGCACTTCCAGGAGTTTGTCGCGACCATGCGCGGACGCTCCAGTGGCGAGATCAACTGCCGGCTGGTCGGTCACGGCTTTTCCAGTGGCATTGCCCTTGATGCGGAGCGGGTCCTGATCACCCTCAACGAGACCCACGACCAGTCGACCATCGACGCGCTGGTCGCCGCCTTCGATTCATTCAATCAGCCCACGGCCGCCCCGGTCGCGGTCAGCATGGAGGTGGCCTGA
- the gcvH gene encoding Glycine cleavage system H protein translates to MAHHPDHLRYAASHEFVQLDGDTATIGITAHATEELGDVVFVELPTVGKHYDAGQTFGVVESVKAVSDLYMPVAGTVTEVNTALEGNPALVNQDSYTEGWMLKLKVDDPGSVAGLLTKDQYLAGL, encoded by the coding sequence ATGGCACACCACCCCGACCACCTCCGCTACGCCGCCTCCCACGAGTTCGTTCAGCTCGACGGCGACACCGCCACCATCGGGATTACGGCCCACGCCACCGAAGAGCTCGGCGATGTCGTGTTTGTCGAACTCCCGACGGTCGGCAAGCATTACGACGCGGGCCAAACTTTCGGTGTGGTCGAAAGCGTGAAGGCCGTCTCCGACCTCTACATGCCGGTGGCGGGGACTGTCACCGAGGTCAACACCGCCCTGGAGGGGAATCCGGCGTTGGTGAATCAGGACAGCTACACCGAAGGATGGATGCTGAAGCTGAAAGTGGATGATCCCGGGAGTGTCGCGGGTCTCCTGACGAAGGATCAGTACCTCGCTGGGCTGTAG
- the silP gene encoding Silver exporting P-type ATPase, whose translation MTQTFTALWTCTMHPEIRQDAPGSCPKCEMTLVPVAGDAAAAPPPVMAVQGASTDPVCGMTVTPPTPHGPVEHGGTTYWFCSASCLQKFQTAPASYLTGQAKKEPMAAAATPAGTIWTCPMHPQIRQDHPGSCPLCGMPLEPILTLGAGGEEPEDLHLKDLTRRMWVTTVLTVPLLLLAMSEWIPGGLHERLMGIPWIPWFQLVVATPVVMWGGAFFFVLGWKSLMTRHLNMYTLIALGVSAAYGYSVVATAAPQLFPSEFRFESGAVPLYFEAAAVITVLILVGEVLQLRARSQTSSAIRALLGLAAKSALRVKPDGTEEEIPLDAVQIGDRLRIRPGEKVPVDGIVIEGLSSVDESMVTGESMPVGRGPGDPLIGATINGTGSLLMETQKIGSETLLAQIVKMVGDAQRSRAPIQRLVDVASGWFVPAVVLIAILTYIIWAIWGPEPRLGYALVNAIAVLIIACPCALGLATPMSIMVGTGRGAMMGILFRNAEALEVLEKVDTLIVDKTGTLTEGKPALLIIEPITETPDTFLHLTSSLERSSEHPLAAAVVRAAAERNIPLAPVENFESITGMGVRGRVENREVALGNARLMESAGIDLAPVTARAEALRAEGHGVMFVALDGQLAGLLGVADPIKATTVEALAQLKAEEIRVVMVTGDSLGTAQAIAAKLGLTEVEAEVLPDQKVVVVKRLQSEGRQVAMAGDGVNDAPALAQAQVGIAMGTGTDVAMQSAGVTLVKGDLRAIARAIHLSRATMSNIRQNLFLAFIYNTLGIPVAAGLLYPSFGLLLSPIFASAAMSLSSLSVIINALRLRRIPLGIERTPS comes from the coding sequence ATGACGCAGACCTTCACAGCCCTTTGGACTTGCACCATGCATCCGGAGATCCGCCAAGACGCTCCCGGCTCCTGTCCCAAGTGTGAGATGACCCTCGTGCCAGTCGCGGGGGATGCTGCCGCCGCGCCACCCCCGGTCATGGCTGTGCAAGGAGCAAGCACGGACCCGGTCTGCGGCATGACAGTCACGCCACCGACGCCTCACGGCCCGGTGGAACATGGGGGCACGACATACTGGTTTTGCAGCGCCTCGTGTCTCCAGAAGTTCCAGACCGCTCCCGCGAGTTATCTCACTGGGCAGGCTAAGAAGGAGCCGATGGCCGCCGCAGCCACCCCGGCAGGGACGATCTGGACCTGCCCCATGCATCCGCAGATCCGCCAGGATCACCCCGGCTCGTGTCCGCTCTGCGGCATGCCCCTGGAACCGATTCTGACGCTTGGGGCAGGGGGTGAGGAACCAGAGGACCTGCACCTCAAAGACCTGACCCGGCGCATGTGGGTCACCACAGTCCTGACAGTCCCACTGCTGCTGCTTGCGATGAGCGAGTGGATCCCAGGGGGCTTGCACGAGCGGCTGATGGGCATTCCCTGGATCCCCTGGTTCCAGCTGGTCGTCGCGACACCGGTCGTGATGTGGGGCGGAGCGTTCTTCTTCGTACTAGGCTGGAAATCGCTGATGACGCGTCATCTCAACATGTACACACTGATTGCCCTCGGTGTATCTGCCGCCTATGGGTATTCGGTCGTAGCGACAGCCGCTCCTCAGTTGTTCCCCAGCGAGTTCAGATTCGAATCCGGCGCCGTCCCGTTGTACTTCGAGGCAGCCGCTGTCATCACGGTGCTGATCCTGGTCGGCGAAGTCCTGCAATTGCGCGCGCGCAGTCAGACCTCCAGCGCCATTCGTGCCCTTCTCGGACTCGCCGCGAAATCTGCACTACGCGTAAAGCCAGATGGCACCGAGGAGGAAATTCCACTCGATGCTGTCCAGATCGGCGATCGTTTGCGGATCCGCCCCGGAGAAAAGGTCCCGGTCGATGGGATCGTGATCGAAGGCCTCTCCAGTGTCGATGAATCCATGGTGACTGGCGAGTCGATGCCAGTCGGACGGGGTCCTGGGGATCCGCTGATCGGCGCAACGATCAACGGCACCGGCTCCCTCCTGATGGAAACGCAGAAGATCGGCAGTGAGACGCTCCTGGCGCAGATCGTGAAGATGGTCGGCGATGCCCAACGGAGTCGCGCGCCGATTCAACGCCTCGTGGATGTGGCCTCCGGCTGGTTCGTACCGGCGGTCGTCCTGATCGCCATTCTCACGTACATCATCTGGGCGATTTGGGGTCCCGAGCCGCGTCTGGGATACGCGCTAGTGAACGCCATCGCCGTCCTCATCATCGCCTGTCCGTGCGCGCTGGGGTTGGCGACGCCGATGTCGATCATGGTCGGTACCGGACGGGGCGCCATGATGGGCATCCTGTTCCGGAATGCCGAAGCGCTCGAAGTGTTGGAAAAAGTAGACACCCTGATCGTGGATAAAACCGGCACTCTGACCGAGGGCAAGCCGGCCTTGCTGATCATCGAGCCGATCACGGAGACTCCTGACACATTTCTGCATTTGACTTCCAGTCTCGAACGCTCCAGTGAACATCCGCTGGCCGCTGCCGTTGTTCGCGCTGCAGCCGAACGCAATATACCCCTCGCCCCAGTCGAGAATTTCGAATCGATCACCGGGATGGGCGTCCGCGGACGCGTCGAAAACCGCGAAGTCGCGCTGGGCAATGCTCGCCTGATGGAAAGCGCTGGCATCGACCTCGCGCCAGTCACCGCACGCGCAGAAGCCCTACGTGCCGAGGGACATGGCGTCATGTTTGTCGCGCTGGATGGACAACTGGCCGGTCTGCTGGGAGTGGCCGATCCCATTAAGGCCACGACCGTCGAAGCACTCGCACAACTGAAAGCCGAAGAGATCCGCGTCGTCATGGTCACCGGAGACAGCCTGGGGACCGCGCAGGCTATCGCGGCCAAGCTTGGGCTGACAGAGGTAGAAGCTGAAGTGCTCCCCGACCAAAAGGTGGTCGTCGTCAAACGCTTACAGAGCGAGGGACGCCAGGTCGCGATGGCGGGCGATGGGGTCAACGATGCCCCCGCACTCGCCCAGGCACAGGTGGGGATCGCCATGGGAACCGGGACCGATGTCGCGATGCAGAGCGCGGGAGTAACCCTCGTGAAGGGCGATCTGCGGGCGATCGCACGGGCGATCCATCTCTCACGGGCGACCATGAGCAACATTCGACAAAATCTCTTCCTCGCCTTCATCTACAACACACTGGGGATCCCGGTCGCGGCCGGACTCCTCTATCCCTCCTTCGGCCTCTTGCTAAGTCCGATTTTCGCCAGTGCCGCGATGAGTCTGAGTTCGCTGTCCGTCATCATCAACGCGCTCCGACTCCGGCGCATTCCGTTAGGAATCGAAAGGACACCGTCATGA
- the czcA gene encoding Cobalt-zinc-cadmium resistance protein CzcA produces the protein MLNSIIRAALQHRLLTISLAALLFVYGTMIIIALPVDVFPDLNRPTVTIQVEAGGLAPEEVETLVIQPIETAMNGATGVERVRSTAGIGLAQIFVEFGWGTDIYIDRQIVAEKLNGIRERLPADVEPQMAPIASIMGQIMLIGLVSPDDSVDGLELRELADWTIRPRLQSISGVAQVISIGGGVRQYQVQLRPERLANFKISLTEVREALEHAQATAGGGFLDQGDQEFLIRGLGRIGSLADLRAAVITEREGLPITIGDVATVTFGPRQKRGDAGVNGKPGVIISIQKQPGASTIELTQQVEGALEELRPSLPAGVELNTEVFRQSIFIEHAIGNVQEAMRDGAILVTIVLFLFLLNFRTTIITITAIPLSFLLTALVFHFFGLSVNTMTLGGLAVAIGELVDDAIVDVENVHRRLKENKFALHPKPTLQVVFEASSEVRNSIVYATIIISLVFLPLFFLGGLEGRLFQPLGIAYICALLSSLLVSLTVTPAMASYLLPGLKYHAAEAEGWLVRNLKRLDLRLLHWTLDHPNVVLWSALTLVLISFSLFPLMGREFLPPFNEGSATINLLLPPGTNLDASNAVGLKAEQLLLTVPEVISTGRRTGRAEEDDHAEGPHSSEIEVEFREGRPKEEVLADIRTKMATIPNATVNVGQPISHRLDHLLSGVQAQIAVKLIGDDLPTLRLKSEEIREVMARIPGVVDLNIEKQVPIPQLQIQINRQAAAQYGIQVGDLAEDLEVALSQDTLGQVLEGQRAYDLVVMLEPDARENPDIIGDLLVARPNGTSVPLRLVAKIEKTEGPNQILHENIRRRIVISANVQGRDLGATVDDIQQTIDRQVTLPAGYHVKLEGQFEAQRTASRMILIVGIGSVVGIFLILFMHFGLARVALQVMSNLPLAVVGGVIAVFLTGGVLSIASMVGFITVFGIASRNGIMMISHYIHLMEHEGEGFTRDMVIRGSLERLVPVLMTALTAMLGLIPLALASGVPGKELLQPIAVVILGGLISSTLLDMAVTPALFFRFGRPVYDRIVARRSAVSAATVDEPRASPLTPSLEVHHQ, from the coding sequence ATGCTCAACTCCATCATTCGCGCTGCACTTCAGCATCGCCTGCTTACTATCTCACTGGCCGCGCTGCTGTTTGTCTACGGCACGATGATCATCATCGCCTTGCCAGTCGATGTCTTCCCCGATCTGAATCGCCCGACGGTCACGATCCAGGTGGAAGCAGGTGGCCTCGCGCCAGAGGAAGTCGAAACGCTGGTGATCCAGCCCATCGAGACCGCGATGAACGGCGCGACCGGGGTGGAGCGCGTACGTTCGACGGCGGGGATCGGACTCGCGCAGATCTTTGTGGAGTTCGGCTGGGGTACCGATATCTACATAGACCGTCAGATCGTCGCTGAAAAACTGAATGGCATCCGGGAGCGGCTGCCCGCTGATGTCGAGCCTCAGATGGCACCCATCGCCTCCATCATGGGGCAAATCATGCTCATTGGCCTGGTGTCGCCGGATGATTCGGTCGATGGACTGGAGCTGCGCGAATTGGCGGACTGGACAATCCGTCCGCGGCTGCAAAGCATCTCGGGTGTCGCGCAGGTCATCAGCATCGGCGGCGGAGTCCGGCAGTATCAGGTCCAGTTGAGGCCTGAACGACTGGCGAATTTCAAAATCTCTCTGACAGAAGTACGTGAAGCGCTTGAACATGCGCAGGCAACGGCGGGCGGCGGATTTCTTGATCAGGGCGACCAGGAATTCCTCATTCGCGGACTGGGGCGCATCGGCAGTCTGGCCGATTTGCGTGCCGCGGTTATCACCGAGCGGGAGGGGTTGCCCATCACGATCGGGGATGTCGCGACGGTCACGTTCGGCCCCAGACAAAAACGCGGCGATGCCGGAGTCAACGGCAAACCAGGCGTCATCATTTCGATTCAGAAGCAGCCGGGCGCCAGCACGATCGAACTTACGCAGCAGGTCGAAGGTGCATTGGAAGAATTGCGTCCTTCGCTACCGGCTGGGGTGGAACTCAATACGGAAGTGTTCCGTCAGTCTATCTTCATCGAGCATGCGATCGGCAACGTACAGGAAGCGATGCGCGATGGCGCGATCCTGGTGACGATCGTGCTTTTCTTGTTCCTGCTCAACTTTCGTACCACAATCATCACCATCACGGCGATTCCGCTCTCCTTCCTGCTCACTGCGCTGGTTTTCCACTTTTTCGGGTTGTCGGTCAATACCATGACCCTCGGCGGTCTCGCGGTCGCGATTGGCGAGTTGGTCGATGACGCGATCGTGGATGTCGAGAATGTCCATCGACGGCTCAAAGAAAACAAATTTGCACTCCATCCCAAGCCGACTCTGCAGGTGGTCTTCGAGGCGTCCAGTGAAGTCCGAAACTCGATCGTCTACGCCACGATCATCATCTCGCTGGTGTTCCTCCCGCTGTTCTTTCTCGGAGGACTGGAAGGACGTCTCTTTCAGCCGCTGGGGATCGCCTACATCTGCGCGCTGCTCTCCTCCCTGCTCGTGAGTTTGACGGTGACTCCCGCGATGGCGAGCTATCTGTTGCCCGGCCTGAAGTATCACGCCGCTGAAGCCGAAGGCTGGCTGGTCCGAAATCTGAAGCGACTGGATCTGCGACTGCTGCACTGGACTCTCGACCATCCCAATGTCGTGCTATGGAGTGCCCTGACCCTGGTCCTGATCAGCTTCAGTTTGTTCCCGCTGATGGGTCGTGAGTTTCTGCCGCCATTCAATGAGGGATCGGCGACGATCAATCTGCTGCTACCACCAGGCACGAATCTCGATGCCTCGAATGCCGTCGGCTTGAAAGCGGAGCAGCTGCTTCTCACGGTTCCGGAGGTCATCTCCACCGGTCGTCGGACGGGGCGCGCTGAGGAGGACGACCATGCGGAAGGTCCGCACTCAAGTGAGATAGAGGTCGAGTTCCGTGAGGGTCGTCCGAAGGAAGAGGTACTTGCCGACATCCGAACCAAGATGGCAACAATTCCCAACGCCACGGTCAATGTCGGCCAGCCGATCAGCCATCGTCTTGATCACCTGCTCAGCGGAGTCCAGGCGCAAATCGCAGTGAAATTGATTGGCGATGATCTGCCGACTCTGCGTCTGAAATCGGAAGAAATTCGCGAGGTCATGGCCCGCATTCCGGGGGTTGTCGATCTCAACATCGAGAAGCAGGTGCCGATCCCGCAGCTGCAGATTCAGATTAATCGACAAGCAGCCGCGCAGTATGGCATCCAGGTCGGGGACCTTGCTGAAGATCTGGAAGTCGCGCTCTCGCAAGACACCCTCGGTCAGGTGCTCGAAGGGCAGCGCGCCTACGACCTGGTCGTGATGCTGGAGCCTGACGCCCGCGAGAATCCGGACATCATCGGGGACTTACTCGTGGCCCGTCCCAACGGGACCTCGGTTCCGCTGCGACTCGTTGCGAAGATCGAAAAGACGGAAGGACCGAATCAGATCCTTCACGAAAACATCCGCCGACGCATCGTGATCAGCGCCAATGTGCAGGGGCGTGATTTAGGGGCAACGGTCGATGACATCCAGCAGACGATAGATCGGCAAGTCACGCTTCCCGCCGGGTATCACGTCAAGCTTGAAGGGCAGTTTGAAGCGCAGCGAACTGCCAGCCGGATGATCCTGATTGTCGGCATCGGCAGCGTGGTTGGGATCTTCCTGATTTTGTTCATGCACTTTGGTCTGGCCCGTGTCGCCTTGCAGGTGATGAGCAATCTACCCCTGGCAGTGGTGGGCGGCGTGATCGCCGTGTTCCTCACTGGTGGGGTCCTGTCGATCGCAAGCATGGTGGGCTTCATCACGGTGTTTGGCATCGCCAGCCGCAACGGAATCATGATGATTTCGCACTACATCCATCTCATGGAGCATGAGGGCGAGGGCTTCACCCGCGACATGGTGATCCGAGGATCGCTGGAACGCCTGGTGCCGGTACTGATGACCGCGCTCACCGCCATGCTGGGGTTGATCCCCCTCGCGCTCGCTTCCGGCGTTCCCGGCAAAGAACTGCTGCAACCCATCGCGGTCGTGATTTTGGGCGGGCTGATCAGTTCGACCCTGCTCGATATGGCTGTCACACCGGCGCTTTTCTTCCGGTTCGGACGTCCGGTGTACGACCGGATTGTGGCTCGCCGCTCGGCCGTCAGCGCTGCAACCGTGGACGAGCCTCGCGCCTCCCCACTGACCCCATCTCTGGAGGTCCATCACCAGTGA